In a genomic window of Aquila chrysaetos chrysaetos chromosome Z, bAquChr1.4, whole genome shotgun sequence:
- the GAS1 gene encoding growth arrest-specific protein 1 has product MVARSPARHGGGGGGRWPRPAAWLWLAAALGALWPPRGSLVQGRRLICWQAVLQCQGEPECSYAYNQYAEACAPVLLQQPPAGGGGDGPAAAAGSAASSRRRCPSHCIAALIQLNHTRRGPALEDCDCAQDENCRATKRAIEPCLPRTSSPAAGGPGGPGGGPGGGPGGGGGGGPGGGPGVMGCTEARRRCDWDSRCSLALNRYMTYCGKLFNGLRCTPECRAVIEDMLAVPKAVLLNDCVCDGLERPICESVKENMARLCFGADMGGNGAGSSGGSDGGLEEYYDEDYEEEPSQKGRDDAEDNAGSEPGFPVQADSAGRPAAAWPLLASILLPLLPRL; this is encoded by the coding sequence aTGGTGGCCCGCTCGCCCGCTCGGCacggaggcggcggcgggggccgctgGCCGCGGCCGGCCGCCTGGCTGTGGCTGGCGGCGGCGCTGGGCGCCCTGTGGCCGCCGCGGGGCTCGCTGGTGCAGGGCCGGCGGCTGATCTGCTGGCAGGCGGTGCTGCAGTGTCAGGGGGAGCCCGAGTGCAGCTACGCTTACAACCAGTACGCCGAGGCGTGCGCCCCggtgctcctgcagcagccgccggcgggaggcggcggggacGGGCCGGCGGCCGCTGCAGGCTCCGCCGCCTCCTCCAGGCGGCGGTGCCCCAGCCACTGCATCGCGGCCCTCATCCAGCTCAACCACAcccggcgcggcccggcgcTGGAGGACTGCGACTGCGCGCAGGACGAGAACTGCCGCGCCACCAAGCGCGCCATcgagccctgcctgccccgcaCCAGCAGCCCGGCGGCCGGAGggcccggcggccccggcggcggccccggcggcgggcccggcggcggcggcggcggcggccccggcggcggccccggcgtCATGGGCTGCACGGAGGCGCGCCGGCGCTGCGACTGGGACAGCCGCTGCAGCCTGGCGCTCAACCGCTACATGACCTACTGCGGGAAGCTCTTCAACGGGCTGCGCTGCACGCCGGAGTGCCGCGCCGTCATCGAGGACATGCTGGCCGTGCCCAAGGCCGTGCTGCTCAACGACTGCGTCTGCGACGGGCTGGAGCGGCCCATTTGCGAGTCGGTCAAGGAGAACATGGCCCGCCTCTGCTTCGGCGCGGACATGGGTGGCAACGGCgccggcagcagcggcggctCGGACGGCGGCCTGGAGGAGTACTACGACGAGGACTACGAGGAGGAGCCGAGCCAGAAGGGGAGGGACGACGCGGAGGACAATGCGGGCTCCGAGCCCGGCTTCCCCGTGCAGGCGGACAGCGCCGGCCGGCCCGCCGCGGCCTGGCCGCTGCTGGCCTCCATCttgctgccgctgctgccgcgGCTCTAG